The genome window CTGGAAAGGGCTCACCCCTCCTGGGAAGTTTGGGAGCCACAAACCACCTGATCCCATTCCTGCTTCACTAGCTTTCAGTCCTGTTAAACGGTTATTTAGGGCCCCTTAAGGAGTTCAATCTGTTGCGTGTAATTTTGGGCAgtaacttaatctctctgagactcagtttcctcatctgtaaaaggagctCATAACAATTCCTTCCTCATACGGAGTTGGagtaaggaataaatgagatgaaCACAAGAATAACTTATAGCAGTCACTCAGCAAGTGTTTATTATTGTTACTCCTGTAATTGTAAAAACACTGTTACTTTTGTAATTGCAATTTTCCACTATTTTGGAGTCTATATAGGAATCCATTGGAGAGAGGTATTTCCCAGGCTTTAGAGTTCTGAGAAAAAGCCTGAGTTCTAATCGAGGCAGTCCTGGGATGTTGTTAGGGTGAGGCACTGGGATTGGCTCGCTTTGTAATGGGAATATTCCCAAAGGCAAAGGAGTGTCCTGCAGATGTGTTCTGAGACAAATCTGGTTTCAAGCCCAGCCATGTCGCTGGTTCACTGTGTCACCTAAGATGCATGCCTCTCCGGCCCACGCTGATCTTGCCTTTTAAGGACCCCTCCATCTTTGGGTTTCCTGCCATGGTTGCTGGgagtaccccccacccccaacctgtgCCAACCATGGCCATTGTGTCTTCGCAGCCACCCCTAGGTGCCTGTGTGGTGGAGCTGGAGTTCCCCCTACACTGGTTCTCCCAGGGCTCTACCACACGGGCCGAGCTAGCCTACACACTGGAGCCCTCAGCCGAGGGTCCTGAGGGCTGTGGCTCCAGTGGGGAGGAAGGCCCTGGGGAACAAGCCCTCCCAGTTGGTGGTGTGGAGCTGCGCCCAGCAGACCCCCCACAGTACCAGGAGGTACCTCTGGATGAGGTGGTGACTCTGCGGGTGCCTGACGTGCCAGTGAGGCCCAGCCAGATCTTCAGTGCCACTCTTCTGCTTCGGCACAACTTCACAGCCAATCTCCTGACCCTGCGGTGAGTTTTGGGCCCCTGGGGATAGGTGGGGGGTGGGAACCTCTGCAGGAAGATTAGGCAGGTACCTATTCCTCTTGGGATCCTTGCTGGAATCCTTGACCTCTGCAAAACATGGGTCAACCAAACCCCCTCCAGGCAAAGAGCTGTGATTGCCCTGGTAGGACTCTACGATGGACATAGCCCTGAATTTGGAGTCAGAAGTAGGaagcctcccctctccctggcacATCACTGAGACTCCTTTGTCCAGTGGGGTGACATTTTCCACTTTACAGGGCAACTGCAAGGCTCCAGGCAGGGGAAACAGGAAAGGACTTGGAAACTGGAAAATGTGGTGTCTAGCGGTGGGCTATTGCTCTAATGCCCCAGAGAGGGATATTTACCCCAGTCACACTCATCTGCATGTTCTCCCTGCCTGCTACCCTCTCAGCAAGTCTCTTTTTTAGGCCGCTgactagtatggggatctgaacccttgactggtgttataacaccacattctaactaactgagctaacctgccagcccaccctcattctttgtgtccttttctgCAGGAACTTCCCCCAAAGCAgccccacccactcacccaaTCCTACCGAAGGATTTGCAGGGTGTGGCTGGCCTCTCCCATGTGTGGGTTTTTGTGTGCCCCATCCCTGTGTGCCTCCCTGTCTCATGTCCTCCTGTGCTCATTCACATACTAACTAAACAGATCTTTGCTGGACACTTACAATATGCCAGGCCTTGTGTCTCCACCCTAGAGATACAAAGGAAAGCAAGGCCCAGTCCCCATCTGGCACAAAGGGGCCCTTGGTGCTAGGAAAGGTAGCTGGATGGGCATGAACTGGATTAGAAGGCAGGTGGGTGGGTGTGCTCTGGTGAGGGTGTGAAGTGCCACCAGGGCTTGGGTCAGGGGGTGGGGTAAGGGGAAATTCATCCTGCCACTGGAAGATCTTTCTAAAGGAAATGGTATTTGAGTTGTTGGAGGCTTAACAAAACAGCagataaagaaaggaagggcAGGCAGGTTGGAAAGCAGAGCCTGATCAAAGGCTTAGTGTCGTGAATGTGCATTGTCTATGTGAGGAAGAAGTTTTGGTCtggagaagcagagagtacaGGGAGAGATGTCATAGCCCAAGGTAGGTTGGACCAGACCCTGGAGCACCTTGAGTGCTAGGCTCAGACTTGACCTTCTGAGCAGTGGAGAATCATAAGTGGTCTTTGGGTGGGGGAGAGCTGGATGGCATGCCTTTGTTGAAGTGGGGTCCTTCTGGGTTGGAGGATAGCCAGGAGGGGATTCAGACTGGAACTGAGGAGGCCAGGCAGGAGGCTGATGTCTTTGGCCCCTTATCTTCCCCCTTGGATTCAGTCCACAGTTCAGCACCCACCTTAATAAACTGGACATGTAACCTTTCCCCCAGGATCAAGGTGAAGAAGGGGCTGCATGTGACAGCAGcccgcccagcccagcccaccctcTGGACTGCCAAGCTGGACCGCTTCAAGGGCTCCAAACACCACACCACCCTCATCACCTGCCAGCGTGTTGGGCCCACAGGGCCAGACTCCAGGTGGGCGGTCTCCTTCCTCCTGTaaaggaggcagaggaaggagggctGGTCCTAGAGTCCAGTGGGCGGATTTGGGGACCCAAGGGAAGAGGGCTGCCATGCTGCCTCCATATCCCCATGTGAGCAGGCACAAGAACAAACTCTTTCAAGGAGGCAGTGCAAAGCAGGTATATCATTCATTCAGCCATTATTTATCCAGACCCAGCCACATGCCAGATACAGCAACTGTCTGTGAGTCTTACTCCAGGTGATGCCAACCTATCCTCACCACCCAGTTCCAGCCATCACAGCCACTATCTGCCCCTCACCTCCTGCCCCCATCAAATtggccccccctttttttgtgtggctggccggtaaggggatgggCCTTTCTCTAGAGTATTAATATTCCAAAAACAAAAGCCCAGTTGCAGTTCCTAACATTTATGAAGTCTTCTTATTCATGCCGTGCACCTAAGTCACAGCCACAGACTTTGCAGCCCCTATTTGAATCCTGGGTCTGACACTTTTTAGATGAATACCCTTGGGCAAGTCAGTTAacatctccccaccccagccccagtttccttacttgtaaaatagggatagtaATGCATCCTTTAGggtttgtgaaaataaaataagatcttGCAAATCAGGCACCCAgaatagttcctggcacataggtGCCTGATCAAAGGAAGCTCTGAGGGTTATTCAGAGGGTCAAGTGTCCGGCTCTGCAACTTGGGAGTGAATctgccttcttggtgggaattgACATCAGGTGCTTTATGCCACCCCAATGGCTGTGGAAAGCAGAGGTCCAAGTGGAGGGGCCCAGGAAGGCAAGGGAGCCAGCAAGCATTTAGGGAGGCAGTTAAGTGGCTGTGTGGGTCTTGTTAAGAGACAAGAGCTTGGATAAGAGTTTGGACTCAGGAGACAGGATGCTTGGGTTTagatcccagccctgccacttttTGCTTTGTGATCTCAGATGAGTTGCATaacctctgaacctcagtttttcaTGAGTAAATGGGGATAATCACAAGTACAggaagtgcctagcacagtgcctggcactcacaAGTACTCAGTTCCTCTTTCTTCTGACCATCAGCCCCCTTGAACTGTCCGAATTCCTGTGGGTGGACTTTGTGGTGGAGAATGGCACTGGTGGGAGCATGGCAGTCACTCGCCCTGTCACATGGCAGCTGGAGTACCCAGGCCAGGCCCCTGAAGCAGAGAAGGACAAAATGGTGTGGGAAATCCTCGTGTCAGAGCAGGACATAAGAGCCCTTGTCCCACTAGCCAAGGTAAGGGGGCTTCCGTCTTTGCCCGGCCAGGCTGCGGGCCAAGTCCCAGGATCCCCGTGAGCTGAGGGGCTTGGGGCTCAGCTTCTCCTGCACCCCCAGGCTGAGGAGCTGGTGAACACAGCACCGCTGACTGGAGTGCCCCGGCGTGTGCCTGTGCGCCTTGTCACTGTGGATGGCGGGGGAGCACTGGTGGAGGTGACAGAGCACATTGGCTGTGAGTCAGCCAACACACAGATTCTGCAGGTGAGTGACAGGTGCCCACCTCATGTGAGTATCATTTGCATGTGCACAGTCGTGCACACACAGTTTCCTCCCTCACCATTTGGGCCCCTGGAGAACAGCTTCTTGAGACCAGAAACCTCATGGGGTGAACCTACAGCTTCAGCTTCTTTTGTTCCAATCACCTCTCTCCAGAGTCAGGTGGGAGCTTTGTAATTCCAACAGCCCCCATCTTAGGTGCCTTCACAATCCTTATTGTGTGGACAAAGAGCTCAGCTGGTACAGCCAAGAGCATGTACTTTGGGatcagaagattttagtttgaaaCCGTCTTTGTTATCAACTAGCTGTGTGATCATGGGcaagtctcttaacctctctgaacctcagtttcctaaactttaaaatgggaatatatcTTTAagttgttataagaattaaaagaaCCTAAGACAGTATCTGGCAGATAGCAGAAGCTGAAACAATGGCAGTTACTGCTGTTGTAATAGTAATATAATGACAAaagtagtaattattattattggagCCTTGTAATAACCTGTGAGGGAAACAAAAACGAAGCAGGGAGGTGCAGAGCAGCGTTCTCtccattttgaagttctcagagGGGAAGCACAGAGCCTACATTTATACAAATCCAGCCACTTGCATGGAGAAGGCGTCTTTCCTGACTTGGGGCAGCCCTTGGCCATGTGTATGTGGTTCCAACCTGAGCACTCTTGGGCAGGTAGTTCTGCCTTGTCCCCTGCCTAGCTGCAGCTGGTTGCCAGGTGGATCCAGCACCAATGTCAGAGGCCAGCTTTAATAAGGAACCAACGTGGTGGGTTCAAACCCCTGCTCTGCCAGGAGGAAGATTGTAACGTATGTGAATAGGCACTTTCGCCAGCTGAATCCCAGGTAAACTCAAGGAGTGGCCCAGTTTCTCCAGCGGACTGGATCTTGGATGCATGGTGAAATCTTATTGATCTGAGGATGGTGACCTAACCAACAAGCCCACCATACCATGCATTACAGTGAAATACAGAACTAAATCTCAGCTGTTGTCCTCCTGTGGCCTGGGGTCAGGGCTGCCCTCTCTGGCCCACATTGGTCTCTCCTGGCTTAGCCCACCCCCTGCATTCTGCCCTCCCACAGGTATCTGAGGCCTGTGATGCTGTGTTCGTGGCTGGCAAGGAGAGCCGGGGTGCTCAGGGAGTGCGGGTGGACTTCTGGTGGCGCCGACTGCGGGCCTCGCTGCAGCTGACCGTGTGGGCCCCGATGCTGCCCCTACGCATTGAGCTGACCGACACCACCCTTGAGCAGGTCCGCGGCTGGAGGGTCCCTGGCCCAGCTGAAGGGTGAGTGGAGGCCTGGGGAAGCTGGCAGGCCTTGGTGAAATCACCCTGAGACTGAGAGAGCACAGGGGACACAGCCATGGGCCCGAGCTGGGGAATGAAAAACTGCCAGTTGCCTGCAGTTCCGTATGCCCATCCCCATCCCTGCCCACCCAACCTCTGACTGCCTTGAGACTGCCAACCTCCACGCTCCCTCTGCTCCTTCCTTGCTCACTGCTCTCTGGTACCCTCACTTCCTAATCTTCTGTGTAATGTACTGATTAATTTTGCTTGCTGTCTGTCCACCCCTTCTGCACTCCTCCCCAGAGAATGCAAGCCCCTGGAAGGCAGGGAGGGGCTTTGTCTATTCTGTTCTCTGCTGTATCCTCAAAGACTAAGATGGCACAGAGCTCAGTAAATATGGAATGCACTCTGAGGGGGGACCAAGTGTGACGTGGCTCCAGAGAGTGAGCGCCCTTTAGGTTCCCTCATAGGAGAAGGTGTCCACAGTGTTCCATTTGGGAATAAGAGGCAGGTAGAAGGGCACACGCAGCAATCGAGAACTGGGCTGGGAACCTCTTGATGGGCAGGGGCATGCTCCCGTTAGGGGCCAGGGGTCTCCAGCGGGTAGGCCTTAGCAGGCCAGGGGCAGGGCCCGTGCTGAAGCCCGTCCCTGGCTGCCCCTCCCTGCAGGGCGGTGGAGCCGGAGGCGATGGCGGTGGTGGAAGAGGCCGAGCGGCGCACCCGCGGCTGCCGCCTGCAGTACCAGCGTGCCGCCGTGCGCTTCCTCGTCCCCTTTGCAGCCCACCCGCTGGATGGTGGCCGCCGCCTCACCCACCTGCTCGGCCCCGACTGGCTGCTGGACGTGTCCCACCTCGTGGCGCCGCACGCCCGAGTGCAGGACCCCCGCGTAGCCTCGCTGGAGGGCGGCCGCATCCTGGTGGGCCGGGAGCCTGGTGTCACCTCCATCGAGGTGAGCCAGCCAGAACACTGGAGAGCAGAACCCCCGGGAAGGGTTTAGGAGGGCCCCGGGTATACCTGGGTAGGGTGCAGTCTTGGTATGAACACAGTGGGGACTGGGGGTTGGGTGAGAATGAGGTGGCCGTGTCACGGGGAAGTCGTCTGTGTATAAAGCACTGGGGTATGGGTATGTGGGGGCCAGGGCTGCAGGGAGGAGGGAACTGTCCTCTAGGTGTGGGATTGGGGTCCAGGTATGTCCAGGGCATGTAGCTGCGATGCAAAGGGCAAGAGGGAGAGCAGCTTGTGAGGATGCTGTGAGCAGAAGCCAGATTCCTTCAGGTGGGGGCTGTCTGTTGGAGGCCCCCACCTCCAGCTCCTTCCTGCCCTCAGGTGCGCTCCCCGCTGTCTGACTCCATTCTGGGGGAGCAGGCGCTGGCTGTGACGGACGACAAGGTCTCGGTGCTGGAGCTGCAGGTGCAGCCAGTGATGGGCATCTCACTGGCCCTGAGCCGGGGCACTGCTCACCCTGGGGAGGTCACAGCCACATGCTGGGCACAGTCAGCCCCTCCTGCCCCAAAGCAGGTGACAGCTGAGGGTCAGGGGGGTGAGGTCAACACCTCCAGATGGGGGCTGATGGCAGTGGGGGATGGGAGAAAGGGGGCCCTGGCACCTCGACCCCTTCCCTTAGGGTTTTCAGAATGAGGACTGACTTCCCTGAGAGGTAGTGAGCTCTCTGCGGCTGGAAGTGATCAAGCAGTGGCTGGCTGCAGCGTAGCAGTGGGAGGTTGATTAGATGGCTCTGAGGACCCTCCCAATGACTCAGACCCTGGGACTGAGTGGCAGACAGGTGATTGACACACATCCCCTCTCTCCCTGTGTTGTGTCCATCTGCctgtgtctctgttttctctctggtTTCTCCTCCGTGTGGCCTGTCTCTGTGGGAGTGGTCtctgtgtgcatgcgtgcgtgcccTCGCGTGTCTCTGCCTGTGTCCATGTGCCCCACAGGAGGTGGCCCTCTCCCTATGGCTGTCCTTTTCTGACCACACCCTGGCCCCTGCCGAGCTCTACGACCACCATGACCTGGGACTGTCCATTTCAGCTGAGGAGCCCAGTGCCGTCCTGCCAGCTGAGGAGCAGGGTGCCCAGTTCAGGGTGGTGGTGAGTGGGGTGGGTGCCGAGGGGCTGCCCCTGCATGTGGCTCTGCATCCGCCTGAGCCCTGCCGCCGGGGCCGCCACCGTGTGCCCCTGGCCTCTGGCACCGCCTGGCTTGGGCTGCCCCCTGCTCCCACCCTTGCCCCTGCTCTCCCATCTAGCCCTGCCCAGAGCCCACCAGCCACAGAGGCCAGCATGGGTGGTGAACGGCGAGCAGTGGGCAGTGTGGGGGATGGCATGGGTGTGAGGGGCAAGTTTGAGCGGGCAGAGGAGGAGGCCAGGAAGGAGGAGGCGGAAGccggggaggaggaagaagaggaggagatggTCCCCGCCCCTCAGCGTGTCACCGACCTAGAGCTGGGCATGTACGCCCTGCTGGGCATCTTCTGTCTGGCCATCCTCATCTTCCTGGTTAATGGTGTGATCTTCGTGCTGCGCTACCAGCGCAAAGAGCCTCCCGACAGCGCCACCAACCCtgcctccccccagccccacaACTGGGTCTGGCTGGGCACTGACCAGGAGGAACTGAGCCGCCAGCTGGACCGGCGGCCCCCTGGCCCACCCAAGGGGGAGGGAGGCTGCCCCTGTgagagtgggggaggaggggaggcccCAACCCTTGTCCCTGTCCCTCCTGGGGGCACCACCAGCTCCTCGAGCACCTTGGCCCGAAAGGAAGCTGGGGGGCGGCGGAAGCGCGTGGAGTTTGTGACATTTGCACCAGCCCCTCCAGCCCAGCTGCCTGAGGAGCCTGCGGGGGCCCCTGCTGTGCAGTCCATCCTGGTGGCGGGTGAGGAGGACATCCGCTGGGTGTGTGAGGACATGGGGCTGAAGGACCCCGAGGAGCTTCGTAATTACATGGAGAGGATCCGGGGCAGCTCCTGACCCCTCCCCAGCCTGCCTGGCCCAGCATTGTGGGCCACCAGCCTGGGCAGCAGGGGTGGAGGTCCCAGCGAGCCTCTGGCCtgcccctcctgctcctcctctggtGCTTGTTTCCAAGTCCCTTGCCTGGTCCCCCACAAGGactcccacccaggccccctctgccctgccccttaGGACCATGGTCGTGAGGAACAGCTTATGCCCCTTATTTATGGGAACCATTTCATTCTCTTGTTGGGTACAGAATAAACTGAGAAGGAAACCAAAGCTGGGACTGCTGCTGTCCGTGTCCATCCAAGAGAagcgtgggggtgggggtgcgtTCAGCCCCGATCCCTGCTGGAACAGCTTTGGGAGGCTGGGCCCTGAGCTGCCCTCTCATAGCGGCCAGCAATCCAGATAAACAGGAGGGCTGTGACGGCCTGAATGCCCGCCAGCAGGAAGAAGTACAGGTCCATCCGGCAGTTGTTAATGTTCCCTGGGGAAAGGAGGAGTGGCGTTTGGATCAGGGCAGGGCTCCCCTGTCTTGCACCCCAGCCATAGGACTGGCAGCTGAGGCAACTTGGGCAGTGGTGGGCGCTGAAGACACTGAGTGGGTATCACTCTAGCCTCTGGCTCCCGAGTGTctcctgggggatgggggtgtcTACAGTTCCCCTTTAGCTAGATAGTCATTCGGGGGCTTGAGAC of Cynocephalus volans isolate mCynVol1 chromosome 4, mCynVol1.pri, whole genome shotgun sequence contains these proteins:
- the TMEM132A gene encoding transmembrane protein 132A isoform X2; its protein translation is MYARTAGRAAAAPRGPPGAWLCLLVALALDVVRVSCDQDSLDPVYLPAALELLDAPEHFRVQQVGRYPPANSSLGSRSETFLLLQPWPRAQPLLRASYPPFATQQVVPPPVTEPHQRPVPWDVRAVSVEAAVTPAEPHARVLFHLKGQDWPPGPGSLPCARLHATHPAGTAHRACRFQPPLGACVVELEFPLHWFSQGSTTRAELAYTLEPSAEGPEGCGSSGEEGPGEQALPVGGVELRPADPPQYQEVPLDEVVTLRVPDVPVRPSQIFSATLLLRHNFTANLLTLRIKVKKGLHVTAARPAQPTLWTAKLDRFKGSKHHTTLITCQRVGPTGPDSSPLELSEFLWVDFVVENGTGGSMAVTRPVTWQLEYPGQAPEAEKDKMVWEILVSEQDIRALVPLAKAEELVNTAPLTGVPRRVPVRLVTVDGGGALVEVTEHIGCESANTQILQVRGWRVPGPAEGAVEPEAMAVVEEAERRTRGCRLQYQRAAVRFLVPFAAHPLDGGRRLTHLLGPDWLLDVSHLVAPHARVQDPRVASLEGGRILVGREPGVTSIEVRSPLSDSILGEQALAVTDDKVSVLELQVQPVMGISLALSRGTAHPGEVTATCWAQSAPPAPKQEVALSLWLSFSDHTLAPAELYDHHDLGLSISAEEPSAVLPAEEQGAQFRVVVSGVGAEGLPLHVALHPPEPCRRGRHRVPLASGTAWLGLPPAPTLAPALPSSPAQSPPATEASMGGERRAVGSVGDGMGVRGKFERAEEEARKEEAEAGEEEEEEEMVPAPQRVTDLELGMYALLGIFCLAILIFLVNGVIFVLRYQRKEPPDSATNPASPQPHNWVWLGTDQEELSRQLDRRPPGPPKGEGGCPCESGGGGEAPTLVPVPPGGTTSSSSTLARKEAGGRRKRVEFVTFAPAPPAQLPEEPAGAPAVQSILVAGEEDIRWVCEDMGLKDPEELRNYMERIRGSS
- the TMEM132A gene encoding transmembrane protein 132A isoform X1; the encoded protein is MYARTAGRAAAAPRGPPGAWLCLLVALALDVVRVSCDQDSLDPVYLPAALELLDAPEHFRVQQVGRYPPANSSLGSRSETFLLLQPWPRAQPLLRASYPPFATQQVVPPPVTEPHQRPVPWDVRAVSVEAAVTPAEPHARVLFHLKGQDWPPGPGSLPCARLHATHPAGTAHRACRFQPPLGACVVELEFPLHWFSQGSTTRAELAYTLEPSAEGPEGCGSSGEEGPGEQALPVGGVELRPADPPQYQEVPLDEVVTLRVPDVPVRPSQIFSATLLLRHNFTANLLTLRIKVKKGLHVTAARPAQPTLWTAKLDRFKGSKHHTTLITCQRVGPTGPDSSPLELSEFLWVDFVVENGTGGSMAVTRPVTWQLEYPGQAPEAEKDKMVWEILVSEQDIRALVPLAKAEELVNTAPLTGVPRRVPVRLVTVDGGGALVEVTEHIGCESANTQILQVSEACDAVFVAGKESRGAQGVRVDFWWRRLRASLQLTVWAPMLPLRIELTDTTLEQVRGWRVPGPAEGAVEPEAMAVVEEAERRTRGCRLQYQRAAVRFLVPFAAHPLDGGRRLTHLLGPDWLLDVSHLVAPHARVQDPRVASLEGGRILVGREPGVTSIEVRSPLSDSILGEQALAVTDDKVSVLELQVQPVMGISLALSRGTAHPGEVTATCWAQSAPPAPKQEVALSLWLSFSDHTLAPAELYDHHDLGLSISAEEPSAVLPAEEQGAQFRVVVSGVGAEGLPLHVALHPPEPCRRGRHRVPLASGTAWLGLPPAPTLAPALPSSPAQSPPATEASMGGERRAVGSVGDGMGVRGKFERAEEEARKEEAEAGEEEEEEEMVPAPQRVTDLELGMYALLGIFCLAILIFLVNGVIFVLRYQRKEPPDSATNPASPQPHNWVWLGTDQEELSRQLDRRPPGPPKGEGGCPCESGGGGEAPTLVPVPPGGTTSSSSTLARKEAGGRRKRVEFVTFAPAPPAQLPEEPAGAPAVQSILVAGEEDIRWVCEDMGLKDPEELRNYMERIRGSS